Genomic DNA from Azospirillum brasilense:
TCCATGGCAGCCTCCTCACGCCTTCGTCGCGGCGCGCAGCGCCTGGCGCAGATCGTCGATCAGGTCGTCGCAATCCTCCAGCCCGATGGACAGGCGGATCATATCCTCCCCCACCCCGGCGGCGGCGAGCGCCTCGGCGTCGAGCTGGGCGTGGGTGGTGCTGGCGGGGTGGATGACCAGCGACTTGGCATCGCCGACGTTGGCGAGGTGCGAGAACAGCGCCAGCTTCTCGATGAAGCGGCGTCCGGCCTCGCGCCCGCCCTTGATGCCGAAGGAGATGATGGAGCCGGCGCCGTGCGGCAGGAGCTGGGCGCGCAGCCGGTGGTCGGGATGGTCGGGCAGTTCCGGGTGGGTGACCCAGGCGACGCTGCCGTTCTCCGCGTAGGCCTCCGATTCGAGGAAGCCCAGCACCTTGCGGGTGTTGTGGATGTGGCCCTTCATGCGCAGCGGCAGGGTTTCCACGCCCTGGAGGATCTGGAAGGCGTTCATCGGGCTCATGCAGGCGCCGAAGTCGCGCAGCCCCTCGGCGCGGGCGCGCATGATGAAGGCGGCCGGCCCGTATTCCTCCACGAAGTCGATGCCATGATAGCCGGCGTAGGGCTCGGTCAGCGTGGGGAACTTGCCGGACGCCTCCCAGTCGAAGCCGCCGCCGTCGATCACCACCCCGCCGATGGCGACGCCGTGCCCGGCCAGCCACTTGGTGCAGGAGTGCATGACCAGATCGGCGCCGAAGCTCAGCGGCTTGCACAGATAGGGCGTGACGAAGGTGGCATCGACCATCAGCGGCAGGCCGGCGTCATGGGCGATGGCCGACAGGCTGGGAATGTCGAGCACCTCAAGCCCCGGATTGCCCAGCACCTCGCCGAACAGCAGCCGCGTCTCCGGCCGGATGGCCGCGCGGAAGCCGTCGAGGTCGCGCGGATTCACGAAGGTCGTGGTGATGCCGAATCGCGGCAGCGTGTAGGCCAGCAGGTTGCGGCTGCCGCCGTAGATCGAGGAGGAGGCGACGATGTGCCCGCCCGCGCCCATCAGGGTCATGATGGCGAGCGTCAGGGCCGCCTGGCCGCTGGCCGTGCAGACCGCGCCGACGCCGCCGTCCAAGGCCGCCAGCCGTTCCTCCAGCACCGCCACCGTGGGGTTCGAGATGCGGGAATAGATGTGCCCCGGCCGTTCCAGATTGAACAGCGAGGCGGCGTGGTCGGTGTCGTCGAAGACGTAGGACGTGGACTGGTAGATCGGCACCGCCCGCGCCCCGGTTGTCGGGTCGGGCCGCTGGCCGGCGTGCAGGCTCAGCGTGTCGAACTTGAGGAACTTGGCGTCGGCCATTCCCATCCCCCTGAAAAGGTAAGGGCCGCCCGTGGTGCGAGCGGCCCTCTGCTGCTTCGTTTTATTGCCTGCCCTGCTCAACTCGGTGAGCTGATTTGCGGGGAGGGTATGGCTGGATGACGCAAAGGTCAAGTAGTGGCTTTCCGAAAGTTGCCATGGATTTCGAAGCAACTCTTCGGTGCAAATCACTCCACCCCGACCATGGTCTCCTCGGTCAGCCAGTCGACCACCTGGGCCAGGGCCTCCCAGCCGGTGGCGCCCTGCTCCAGCGCCTCGCGGTAGATGGCGACCTGCCGGTGGGCGCTGGTGCCGCGGCGGATGATGTCGCGGGCGTTGGCGACCTCGGCCACGCAATCGAATCGCTCCGCGTCCTCGCGGGTCAGCTCGATCAGCTCCTCCATCAGGTCGGCGTAGGGAACGATGGTGCCGCGCCCGAAATCCACCAGCCCCTCGTCGAGGCCGTAGCGCTGGGCCCGCCAGCGGTTCTCGCCGATCAGCAGGTTCTTGTAGGGCCGCCACGTCACGTTCCGCAGCCGCAGCCGCCACAGCATGCGCAGCAGGCAGCGGAACAGCGCCGCCACCGTCACCGCGTCGTCCAGCCGGGTGCAGACGTCGGTGATCCGCATCTCCAGCGTCGGGAAGCGCTGGGACGGGCGGATGTCCCACCACAGCTTGCTCGCGTCCTCGATGATGCCGGCGTTGACCAGGACATTCACCTGCTGCTGGTACTCGCCGAAGCTCTGGAAGCTGTCCGGCATGCCGGTGCGCGGCAGCTCGTTCCACACCGCGAGCCGGTAGGATCTGCGCTGCATGTCCTGCCCCCGCCAGAAGGGCGAGGAGGTGGACAACGCCAGCAGATGCGGCAGGAAATAGCGGACCTGATTCATCAGGTCGATGCGCAGGTCGTCGTCCTCGATCCCGACATGGACGTGCATGCCGCAGATCATCAGCCGCCGCGCCGGCGCGCCCAGGTCGCGGGCCAGCATGTTGTAGCGGTCGCGGTTGGTGTGCTTCTGCGGCTCCCACGCGGCGAAAGGATGGGTCGAGGCGGCAATGGGCGCCAGATTGTGGGCGCGCGCCACCCCGGCCACCGTCGCGCGCAGCCGCGCCAGCTCCGCCCGCGCCTCCGCCAGGGTGGAGCACACCGGCGTGCCGACCTCGATCTGGCAGCGCAGGAATTCCGGATGGATCTGGCCCGGCGCCTGCTCCTGGCAAGCCTCCAGCATCTCGTCCGGCGGGTTGCGCGCGATGTCCCGCGAGTTGCGGTCCACCAGCAGATACTCTTCCTCAAGCCCCAGCGTGAAGGCCGGCTCCATGAACGCTCACTCCCGCGGGAACAGTTTGATCTGGTAGAGGTCGGGGTCGGCCAGGATCGGCTCCAGCGCGTCGCCCAGCACCGTCGCCCACAACGCCGCCCCCTCCGGCGTGGCGATCAGGTCCTGGCGCACCTCGACCAGGACGTTGGGCAGCCCGGCGGGTGTGGCGTGGCTTTCCACCGTGCCGCCCAGCGTGCTCCGGCCCGAATAGGGTTCGTTGTCGCCGACGCACCAGCGCCCGTCGGCGCGCAGCCGCTCGATCATCGGAATCGGGATGCGCGGGTCGTGGTCCCACAGGATGCCGACGTGCCAGGGCCGGGCGACACCGCGCATGGCGGGGGTGAAGCTGTGGATCGACAGCAGCACCGGCACCTGCCCACGCCCCCGCCGCCGGGCAACCTCGGCGGCGACCGCCTCGTGGTAGGGCCGGAAGATGGCGTCGACCCGGCGCTCCTCCTCCGCCCGGTCCAGGGCCCGGTTGCCGGGAATCACCACGTCGTCGCTGACCACCGGGATCGCCGTTGGATCGTCCAGCGCACGGTTCGGGTCGATGACCAGCCGGGAGTAGCCGGACAGCACCGCCGTCGCGCCGAACCGTTCCGACAGCCGCCGCGTGACCTCGGCCGCGCCGATGTCGTAGGCGATGTGCCGGCACAGATTCGCCTCGTCCAGCCCCAGCGTCCCCAACGCCTTCGGAATGGCCCGCGAGGCGTGGTCGCACAGCAGCAGGACGGGGCTGTCCGACTCCGGGCGCAGCACGGCGACCGGTGGCGGATCGTCAGGGCCCAGCAGCGGCGCGGCCGGCGCGGCGCGGGGCGGCGACGGCAGGGTCACCGGTCGGGGATGTTCGGCGGGCTTGCTCGGGGATCGCTGCGTCATGATGGCACAGTATTGCAGGGTCTCGGTCGCGGCGGAAGTTCCCGCCGGCTGGTCCGATGGCAACGGCCCGGACCGGTGGATGATCCCACGACAAAGGCAATGTCCCACAATCCGGGCCTTCCGCAGGTGAGCCATGCGGCGGGGGGACGTGGCGCGCGCAGGTTGCGTCCGTTATAACGGACGCCATGCCGGACGCCAGCACCCTCGCCCCCGCCGCGCGCGCTGACGCCGCGCAACGGATCGCACTGATCGCCCTCCTGACCGGGGCGCTGGGAATCGCCTTCGCTCCGATCTTCGTCCGCCTGTCCGAGCTGGGACCGAGCGCCACCGCCTTCTGGCGCTTGGCCTTCGCGATTCCGGCCCTGTGGGTCTGGATGGCCATGGAGCCGAAGGGCGGCGCCCGCTCCCGGAAACCGTCGTCGCTGAACGATTATGTCCGGCTGACCGCCGCCGGGCTGTTCTTCGCGGGCGACCTCGCCATCTGGCACTGGTCGATCCGCTACACGTCGGTCGCCAACTCCACGCTGCTCGCCAACTTCGCGCCGATCTTCGTGACGCTGGTGTCCTGGCTGGTGTTCAAGGAGCGGTTCAGCCGGACCTTCCTCACCGGCCTCGGGCTGGCCCTGTGCGGCGCCATCGTCCTGATGGGGCAAAGCCTGCAGTTGAGCCCCGATCACCTGTTCGGCGACGCGCTGGGCTTGCTGACCGCCGTGTTCTACAGCGGCTACTTCCTGATGGTCGGCCGTCTGCGGTCGGAGTTCTCCACCGCCACGATCATGACCTGGAGCGGCGTTGTCACCGGCGTCGCCCTGCTGCCCATCGCCCTGCTGTCGGGCGAAAGCCTGATCGCCGGCTCGCTCGGCGGCTGGGGCGTGCTTCTCGGGCTCGCCCTGGTCAGCCACGCCGGCGGCCAGAGCCTGATCGCCTACGCGCTGGCCCATCTGCCCGCCGCCTTCTCCTCCGTCAGTCTGCTGCTCCAGCCCGCGGCGGCGGCGGTGCTGGCCTGGGCGCTGCTCGCCGAGCCGCTCGGCGCGTTCCAGGCGGTCGGCGGCACCATCGTGCTGGCCGGAATCCTGGTGGCCCGCCGCGGGAGCCGATAAAGCACCGCGGGCGACGCGGACCATACGCCGGCGTCCGGTTGCGAGTTGACGTGATTTGCCCGACTCGGGTACGACCTATGACCGATTGCTGATGAAAGGGCATGCCACCGTGTCCGACACCGAAGAACCCCACCACGTACCGGCCTCCTCCCAGCGCATTTCCGAATGGGTGGCGGAACGGATTCTCGAACGGATCGCCCGTGGCGAGCTGGTTCCGGGAGAACGCCTGCCGGGTGAGCGCCAGCTCGCCGAACAGCTCCACGTCA
This window encodes:
- a CDS encoding carboxylate-amine ligase — protein: MEPAFTLGLEEEYLLVDRNSRDIARNPPDEMLEACQEQAPGQIHPEFLRCQIEVGTPVCSTLAEARAELARLRATVAGVARAHNLAPIAASTHPFAAWEPQKHTNRDRYNMLARDLGAPARRLMICGMHVHVGIEDDDLRIDLMNQVRYFLPHLLALSTSSPFWRGQDMQRRSYRLAVWNELPRTGMPDSFQSFGEYQQQVNVLVNAGIIEDASKLWWDIRPSQRFPTLEMRITDVCTRLDDAVTVAALFRCLLRMLWRLRLRNVTWRPYKNLLIGENRWRAQRYGLDEGLVDFGRGTIVPYADLMEELIELTREDAERFDCVAEVANARDIIRRGTSAHRQVAIYREALEQGATGWEALAQVVDWLTEETMVGVE
- a CDS encoding O-acetylhomoserine aminocarboxypropyltransferase, whose product is MADAKFLKFDTLSLHAGQRPDPTTGARAVPIYQSTSYVFDDTDHAASLFNLERPGHIYSRISNPTVAVLEERLAALDGGVGAVCTASGQAALTLAIMTLMGAGGHIVASSSIYGGSRNLLAYTLPRFGITTTFVNPRDLDGFRAAIRPETRLLFGEVLGNPGLEVLDIPSLSAIAHDAGLPLMVDATFVTPYLCKPLSFGADLVMHSCTKWLAGHGVAIGGVVIDGGGFDWEASGKFPTLTEPYAGYHGIDFVEEYGPAAFIMRARAEGLRDFGACMSPMNAFQILQGVETLPLRMKGHIHNTRKVLGFLESEAYAENGSVAWVTHPELPDHPDHRLRAQLLPHGAGSIISFGIKGGREAGRRFIEKLALFSHLANVGDAKSLVIHPASTTHAQLDAEALAAAGVGEDMIRLSIGLEDCDDLIDDLRQALRAATKA
- a CDS encoding N-formylglutamate amidohydrolase, which gives rise to MTQRSPSKPAEHPRPVTLPSPPRAAPAAPLLGPDDPPPVAVLRPESDSPVLLLCDHASRAIPKALGTLGLDEANLCRHIAYDIGAAEVTRRLSERFGATAVLSGYSRLVIDPNRALDDPTAIPVVSDDVVIPGNRALDRAEEERRVDAIFRPYHEAVAAEVARRRGRGQVPVLLSIHSFTPAMRGVARPWHVGILWDHDPRIPIPMIERLRADGRWCVGDNEPYSGRSTLGGTVESHATPAGLPNVLVEVRQDLIATPEGAALWATVLGDALEPILADPDLYQIKLFPRE
- a CDS encoding DMT family transporter, with the protein product MPDASTLAPAARADAAQRIALIALLTGALGIAFAPIFVRLSELGPSATAFWRLAFAIPALWVWMAMEPKGGARSRKPSSLNDYVRLTAAGLFFAGDLAIWHWSIRYTSVANSTLLANFAPIFVTLVSWLVFKERFSRTFLTGLGLALCGAIVLMGQSLQLSPDHLFGDALGLLTAVFYSGYFLMVGRLRSEFSTATIMTWSGVVTGVALLPIALLSGESLIAGSLGGWGVLLGLALVSHAGGQSLIAYALAHLPAAFSSVSLLLQPAAAAVLAWALLAEPLGAFQAVGGTIVLAGILVARRGSR